In Chanodichthys erythropterus isolate Z2021 chromosome 18, ASM2448905v1, whole genome shotgun sequence, the following are encoded in one genomic region:
- the htr1d gene encoding 5-hydroxytryptamine receptor 1D, with product MDLFNSSDEFFLINATVSPTTLESGDDAMPFSLQISISTMLAIVTLATALSNAFVIATIFLTRKLHTPANFLIGSLAVTDLLVSILVMPISIVYTVRKTWTLGQIVCDIWLSSDITFCTASILHLCVIALDRYWAITDALEYSKRRTMRRAAVMIGVVWVISVSISMPPLFWRQAKAHEELTECMVNTDQISYTLYSTFGAFYVPTVLLMILYGRIYVAARSRIFKTPATSGKRFTAAQLIQNSAGSSLCSLNSTSNQEGHLHPGGGGGGGGGGSGGGGSPLFTNSVKVKLADSVLERKRICAAREKKATKTLGIILGAFIVCWLPFFVFTLVMGVCKDCWFHPVLFDVFTWLGYLNSLINPVIYTAFNDDFKQAFHKLIKFKRCY from the coding sequence ATGGATCTGTTCAACAGCTCAGATGAGTTCTTCCTCATCAATGCTACAGTCAGTCCCACAACCCTGGAGTCCGGGGACGACGCTATGCCCTTCAGCCTACAGATCTCCATCTCTACCATGCTAGCAATCGTCACTTTGGCCACTGCTCTGTCTAACGCTTTTGTGATCGCAACTATTTTCCTCACACGCAAGCTTCACACCCCTGCCAACTTCCTGATTGGCTCTCTCGCAGTGACTGACCTCCTGGTGTCCATTTTAGTCATGCCGATCAGCATTGTGTACACGGTTAGAAAGACTTGGACTCTGGGCCAGATTGTGTGCGATATCTGGCTATCATCTGACATAACGTTCTGCACAGCTTCTATCTTGCACCTGTGCGTGATCGCATTGGATCGATACTGGGCCATTACCGACGCCCTGGAATACTCAAAACGGCGCACGATGCGGCGAGCGGCGGTGATGATCGGCGTAGTGTGGGTGATCTCCGTCTCGATCTCTATGCCTCCTCTATTCTGGCGGCAGGCTAAGGCACACGAGGAGCTCACGGAGTGTATGGTCAACACCGACCAGATCTCCTACACGCTTTATTCCACATTTGGCGCCTTTTACGTGCCTACGGTCCTCTTGATGATTCTCTACGGCCGTATCTACGTGGCGGCTCGCTCCAGGATCTTTAAAACACCAGCGACCAGTGGAAAACGGTTCACCGCTGCTCAGCTCATCCAGAATTCAGCGGGCTCTTCGCTCTGCTCGCTGAATTCCACCTCTAACCAGGagggacatcttcatcctggaggaggaggaggaggaggaggaggtggaAGTGGGGGAGGAGGGTCTCCTCTTTTCACGAACAGTGTGAAAGTGAAGCTGGCCGATAGCGTACTGGAAAGAAAGCGCATTTGTGCCGCTCGGGAGAAGAAGGCCACCAAAACTCTTGGGATTATCCTGGGTGCGTTTATAGTATGCTGGCTCCCGTTCTTCGTGTTTACGCTGGTGATGGGTGTCTGTAAAGACTGTTGGTTTCATCCTGTGCTCTTTGATGTGTTCACCTGGCTGGGGTACCTCAACTCGCTCATCAATCCAGTCATCTACACTGCCTTCAATGATGACTTCAAACAAGCCTTCCACAAACTAATTAAGTTTAAAAGATGCTACTGA